A region of Solanum dulcamara chromosome 7, daSolDulc1.2, whole genome shotgun sequence DNA encodes the following proteins:
- the LOC129895194 gene encoding transcription factor DIVARICATA-like: METLFSTSFLPNSREWTKEENKQFESGIAIYDENTPDRWFKVAALIPGKSVVDVINQYKELVADVSDIEAGLVPNPGYFASSITLELVDHSGLQTFRKRGSKSSDQERKKGVPWTEEEHRRFLMGLEKYGKGDWRNISKKMVISRTPTQVASHAQKYYQRQLSGGKDKRRPSIHDITTAHFTVDASSQVYNINSLSKEKFYSTTTASFQKFTTTTDIVNCWNPTLSSHHEDHMDFGSSFVAYPYEIASQSWDEHGDITIDANSQLQFQSTRYQI, translated from the exons ATGGAAACTTTATTTTCTACTTCTTTTTTACCAAATTCAAGAGAATGGACTAAAGAAGAGAACAAGCAGTTTGAAAGTGGTATTGCAATATACGATGAGAATACTCCTGATAGGTGGTTCAAGGTGGCAGCTCTCATCCCTGGAAAGTCAGTTGTTGATGTAATAAATCAATACAAGGAACTTGTTGCAGATGTTTCTGATATTGAAGCTGGATTGGTACCAAATCCTGGTTATTTCGCCTCTTCGATTAcgttggaattggttgatcatTCTGGATTACAAACATTTAGAAAAAGAGGGTCCAAATCATCTGatcaagaaagaaagaaaggtgTACCATGGACAGAGGAAGAACACAG GAGATTCTTGATGGGACTTGAAAAGTATGGAAAAGGGGATTGGAGGAACATATCCAAGAAAATGGTAATTTCAAGAACACCAACTCAAGTGGCTAGTCATGCTCAGAAATACTATCAGAGGCAGCTTTCAGGAGGCAAAGATAAGAGGAGGCCTAGTATTCATGACATTACCACTGCCCATTTTACTGTCGACGCCTCGTCCCAAGTATACAACATCAATTCCTTGTCTAAagaaaagttttattcaacaacCACCGCCTCTTTCCAGAAATTTACAACCACAACAGATATAGTGAACTGCTGGAATCCTACCTTATCAAGTCATCATGAAGATCACATGGATTTTGGATCATCGTTTGTAGCGTACCCATATGAGATTGCTTCACAGTCTTGGGATGAACATGGTGACATTACTATTGATGCTAACTCACAACTCCAGTTCCAATCAACAAGATATCAGATATAG